The Agrobacterium vitis genome has a segment encoding these proteins:
- a CDS encoding DUF3126 family protein — protein sequence MKADEIKKLDAYFKRTFNPTMAVKARPRKDDSAEVYVGEEFLGVVFKDDEDGDLSYNFSMAILDVDL from the coding sequence GTGAAAGCAGACGAAATCAAGAAGCTTGACGCTTATTTCAAGCGGACTTTCAACCCGACGATGGCTGTAAAGGCGCGCCCGCGCAAGGATGACTCGGCAGAAGTGTATGTGGGCGAAGAGTTTCTCGGTGTTGTCTTCAAGGATGACGAGGACGGCGATCTGTCCTACAATTTCTCGATGGCCATTCTGGATGTCGATCTTTGA
- the clpA gene encoding ATP-dependent Clp protease ATP-binding subunit ClpA gives MPTFSPSLEKALHQALTFANERHHEYATLEHLLMALIDDADAAAVMGACNVNLDTLRKTVSDYVDNELANLVTGYDEDSKPTSGFQRVIQRAVIHVQSSGREEVTGANVLVAIFAERESHAAYFLQEQEMTRYDAVNYISHGIGKRPGTSQPRPPRGVEEESEASQKPPREQEEGPAKKQPEALKAYCVNLNEKAKTGRIDPLIGRHDEVNRTIQVLCRRSKNNPLYVGDPGVGKTAIAEGLAKRIVEGKVPEALADATIFSLDMGTLLAGTRYRGDFEERLKQVVKELEDYPGAVLFIDEIHTVIGAGATSGGAMDASNLLKPALSSGAIRCIGSTTYKEYRQFFEKDRALVRRFQKIDVNEPSIDDAIEIMKGLKPYFEEYHKLRYTNEAIKTAVELSARYISDRKLPDKAIDVIDETGAAQMLLPASRRRKLITEKEIEVTIATMARIPAKTVSKDDELVLANLDKELRSVVYGQDDAIEALSTAIKLARAGLREPNKPIGSYVFSGPTGVGKTEVAKQLAASLGVEMLRFDMSEYMERHTVSRLLGAPPGYVGFDQGGLLTDGVDQHPHCVVLLDEIEKAHPDIYNILLQVMDHGSLTDHNGKKIDFRNVILIMTTNAGASEMAKSAIGFGSSKRSGEDEEAINRLFTPEFRNRLDAIIPFAPLPSEVIHKVVQKFVMQLEAQLSERGITFDLSEPAVAWLATRGYDEKMGARPLGRVIQEHIKKPLANEILFGKLKKGGIVKVGTVTKDGEEQLSLDCVADVAPVKPKKEAEIAAVVPDDGEVIAKPRSKAKKVAKAEPEVEALKETKPVAKKTTVPKVPKKK, from the coding sequence GTGCCAACATTTTCTCCGAGCCTGGAAAAGGCGCTGCATCAGGCACTGACTTTTGCCAATGAGCGCCACCACGAATACGCAACGCTTGAACATTTGCTGATGGCACTGATCGATGATGCCGATGCCGCCGCTGTGATGGGCGCCTGCAATGTGAACCTCGATACGCTGCGCAAGACCGTGAGCGATTACGTCGATAATGAGCTGGCCAATCTTGTGACCGGCTATGATGAGGATTCCAAACCCACCTCCGGCTTCCAGCGGGTCATCCAGCGGGCTGTCATCCATGTCCAGTCTTCCGGTCGGGAAGAAGTGACGGGTGCCAATGTTCTGGTGGCGATCTTTGCCGAGCGTGAAAGCCATGCGGCTTACTTCCTGCAAGAACAGGAAATGACCCGCTATGATGCCGTCAACTATATTTCCCACGGTATTGGCAAGCGGCCTGGCACGTCTCAACCTCGTCCACCGCGCGGTGTCGAGGAAGAGAGTGAAGCCAGCCAGAAGCCGCCGCGTGAGCAGGAGGAAGGTCCGGCCAAGAAGCAGCCGGAAGCCCTCAAGGCCTATTGCGTCAACCTCAATGAAAAGGCCAAGACCGGCCGCATCGATCCGCTGATCGGCCGTCACGACGAGGTCAACCGTACCATTCAGGTCCTGTGCCGCCGCTCAAAAAACAATCCGCTCTATGTCGGCGATCCCGGCGTCGGCAAGACGGCAATTGCCGAAGGCCTTGCCAAGCGGATCGTTGAAGGCAAGGTGCCTGAGGCACTGGCCGATGCGACGATCTTCTCGCTCGACATGGGCACGCTTCTGGCCGGTACTCGCTATCGCGGTGATTTCGAGGAACGCTTGAAGCAGGTGGTCAAGGAGCTGGAAGACTACCCGGGCGCCGTGCTGTTCATCGATGAAATTCATACGGTGATCGGAGCCGGGGCAACCTCCGGCGGGGCGATGGATGCTTCCAACCTGTTGAAGCCTGCCTTGTCGTCTGGCGCGATCCGCTGCATCGGTTCGACCACCTATAAGGAATATCGGCAGTTCTTCGAGAAGGATCGGGCGCTGGTGCGCCGGTTCCAGAAGATCGATGTCAACGAGCCGTCGATCGATGATGCCATCGAGATCATGAAGGGCTTGAAGCCCTATTTCGAGGAATATCACAAGCTGCGTTACACCAACGAGGCGATCAAGACGGCTGTCGAGCTTTCGGCCCGCTATATCAGCGATCGCAAGCTGCCGGACAAGGCCATCGACGTGATCGATGAGACGGGTGCCGCGCAAATGCTGCTGCCTGCCTCGCGTCGCCGCAAGCTGATCACCGAGAAGGAAATCGAAGTCACCATCGCGACGATGGCGCGGATTCCGGCCAAGACCGTGTCCAAGGACGATGAGTTGGTTCTTGCCAATCTCGACAAGGAACTGCGCTCGGTCGTTTACGGTCAGGACGATGCCATCGAAGCGCTATCGACGGCGATCAAGCTGGCCCGGGCAGGGCTGCGTGAACCCAATAAGCCGATTGGCTCCTACGTCTTCTCCGGTCCGACAGGCGTCGGCAAGACCGAGGTTGCCAAGCAATTGGCTGCGTCGCTTGGCGTGGAAATGCTGCGCTTCGATATGTCTGAATATATGGAGCGTCACACGGTGTCGCGTCTGCTGGGTGCCCCTCCCGGCTATGTCGGCTTCGATCAGGGTGGCCTGCTGACTGATGGTGTCGATCAGCATCCGCATTGCGTCGTGCTGCTGGACGAAATCGAAAAGGCCCATCCTGACATCTACAACATTCTGTTGCAGGTCATGGACCATGGCTCGCTGACCGACCATAACGGCAAGAAGATCGACTTCCGCAATGTGATCCTGATCATGACCACCAATGCGGGCGCATCGGAAATGGCCAAGTCGGCGATCGGCTTTGGATCTTCAAAGCGCAGCGGTGAGGATGAAGAGGCGATCAATCGTCTGTTCACCCCGGAATTCCGCAATCGTCTGGATGCGATCATTCCGTTCGCCCCGCTGCCAAGCGAAGTGATCCACAAGGTCGTGCAGAAGTTTGTCATGCAGCTGGAAGCCCAGCTTTCGGAACGTGGCATCACGTTCGACCTGTCGGAACCCGCTGTCGCCTGGTTGGCGACGCGTGGCTATGACGAGAAAATGGGCGCCCGGCCGCTTGGCCGCGTCATTCAGGAGCATATCAAGAAGCCATTGGCCAATGAGATCCTGTTTGGCAAGCTAAAGAAGGGCGGCATCGTTAAGGTCGGCACTGTCACCAAGGATGGCGAGGAGCAGCTATCCTTGGACTGCGTGGCCGATGTGGCGCCGGTCAAGCCGAAGAAGGAAGCCGAAATTGCCGCCGTTGTGCCTGACGATGGCGAGGTCATCGCCAAGCCGCGTTCCAAGGCAAAAAAAGTCGCCAAGGCTGAGCCGGAAGTCGAGGCCTTGAAGGAGACCAAGCCGGTGGCCAAGAAAACCACGGTTCCAAAGGTGCCGAAAAAGAAGTAA
- a CDS encoding phasin family protein: MLNFEDVNKKSKEAVDTMVKNYSEVAKGMQSIAAEAQDYSKKSFQDLAGFMEQLTAARSIETVFELQTKYAKSSYETFVSEATKITEMYADLAKTAYKPYEAPIAKASKAASAATAA, encoded by the coding sequence ATGTTGAATTTCGAAGACGTGAACAAAAAGAGCAAAGAAGCCGTCGATACGATGGTGAAGAATTATTCCGAGGTTGCCAAGGGCATGCAGTCGATCGCCGCTGAAGCCCAGGATTACTCGAAAAAGTCCTTCCAGGATCTGGCCGGTTTCATGGAGCAGCTGACCGCTGCCCGCAGCATCGAAACCGTTTTCGAGTTGCAGACGAAATATGCGAAGAGCTCCTACGAAACCTTCGTGTCGGAAGCCACCAAGATCACCGAAATGTATGCTGATCTGGCCAAGACCGCATATAAGCCTTATGAGGCTCCGATTGCCAAGGCTTCGAAAGCGGCGTCCGCCGCGACGGCTGCCTGA
- the clpS gene encoding ATP-dependent Clp protease adapter ClpS: protein MIAQPIVMQAQGNNDGPNRGTSVITRTKPKTKKPNLYRVLLLNDDYTPMEFVIHILERFFQKDREAATLVMLHVHNHGVGECGVFTYEVAETKVSQVMDFARQHEHPLQCVMEKK from the coding sequence ATGATCGCGCAACCGATCGTCATGCAAGCGCAGGGTAACAACGACGGACCAAACAGGGGCACGTCGGTTATCACGCGCACGAAGCCGAAAACCAAGAAGCCCAATTTATATCGCGTTCTGCTGCTAAATGATGACTATACGCCGATGGAGTTCGTCATCCATATTCTGGAGCGTTTCTTCCAAAAGGACAGGGAAGCGGCAACCCTCGTCATGCTGCACGTACACAACCACGGGGTAGGGGAATGCGGCGTCTTCACCTATGAAGTCGCCGAAACCAAGGTAAGCCAAGTTATGGACTTCGCGCGGCAGCACGAGCATCCGCTGCAATGCGTCATGGAAAAGAAATGA
- a CDS encoding zinc-finger domain-containing protein: MAGHSIPHFQNDGGHRLVEIGVKEFMCTGASVPFDHPHIFIDLGHDTEKVCPYCSTLYRYNSSLKATETNPAGCVFHVKAA, from the coding sequence ATGGCCGGTCATTCCATTCCTCATTTCCAGAACGACGGCGGACATCGGCTTGTCGAAATCGGCGTCAAGGAATTCATGTGCACCGGCGCGTCCGTTCCTTTCGATCATCCCCATATCTTCATCGATCTTGGCCATGACACCGAGAAGGTCTGCCCCTACTGCTCAACGCTTTATCGTTATAACAGCAGCCTGAAGGCAACTGAGACCAACCCCGCAGGCTGCGTCTTTCACGTCAAGGCGGCCTGA
- a CDS encoding FAD-dependent monooxygenase, with protein MSTKTVAIVGGGIAGLVASLCFARQGIASRIFEKSPQLLEVGAGLQLTPNVTWILDELGVLENLRTRWHEPDVVALASGISLKRLCNVPVGAHAKSRWQAPYGVLHRATLQQALLEAVAQNPLCSLTLDQRVESPDAQILRDPQTGERPDLLIAADGVWSRLRNFVAGGPDVSFSGSIAWRVALPQAEAPAFLDRQSVTAFLGPNAHMVTYPLRDTDSINIVAIGAGVDPGEGWAAQTQESQALLLERAFKGWNSEICTMLANAKGNMTFWPLFQAGNGRWHNDKDLVLIGDAAHAMLPFSAQGAAMAIEDAFELADLVSSRSIPQALAAYEASRQKRVSAVRKRGAINKFAYHAKGPLQIGRDVLLSLRSSDSFARDLDWLYGYRPFSRSGRPETFR; from the coding sequence ATGTCCACGAAAACCGTGGCAATTGTCGGCGGCGGCATAGCCGGTCTCGTCGCTTCCCTTTGCTTTGCCCGACAGGGCATTGCGAGCCGGATTTTTGAGAAAAGCCCGCAATTGCTTGAGGTCGGCGCCGGCCTGCAACTGACGCCAAACGTCACCTGGATTCTCGACGAACTCGGTGTTCTCGAAAACCTGCGCACGCGCTGGCATGAGCCGGATGTGGTCGCGCTTGCCTCCGGCATCAGCTTGAAACGCCTGTGCAACGTACCAGTTGGCGCCCACGCGAAATCCCGTTGGCAGGCGCCTTACGGCGTGTTGCATCGCGCAACGCTGCAACAGGCTCTTCTTGAGGCCGTGGCGCAAAATCCGCTTTGCTCCCTGACATTGGACCAGAGGGTTGAAAGCCCCGATGCCCAAATCCTGCGCGATCCGCAGACCGGCGAACGTCCCGACCTGCTGATCGCTGCCGATGGTGTCTGGTCGCGGCTACGCAATTTCGTCGCCGGAGGCCCCGATGTGTCCTTCAGCGGCAGCATTGCCTGGCGCGTCGCTCTGCCTCAGGCTGAAGCGCCTGCCTTTCTCGACCGCCAGTCCGTAACGGCTTTTCTGGGACCGAATGCCCATATGGTCACCTACCCCTTGCGCGATACCGACAGTATCAACATCGTGGCCATCGGCGCGGGCGTCGATCCCGGCGAAGGATGGGCGGCACAAACGCAAGAATCCCAAGCACTGCTGCTGGAGCGGGCCTTCAAAGGGTGGAATAGCGAGATCTGCACCATGCTGGCGAATGCCAAGGGTAACATGACCTTCTGGCCACTGTTTCAGGCTGGAAATGGCCGTTGGCACAACGACAAAGATCTGGTGCTGATCGGTGATGCGGCCCACGCCATGCTCCCCTTCTCGGCCCAGGGTGCCGCCATGGCCATTGAAGACGCTTTCGAACTGGCCGATCTCGTCTCCAGCCGGTCCATCCCCCAGGCGCTCGCAGCTTATGAGGCAAGTCGGCAAAAACGGGTCAGCGCCGTGCGCAAACGCGGGGCAATCAACAAATTCGCCTATCACGCCAAGGGGCCGCTGCAAATCGGGCGCGACGTCCTCTTGTCCTTGCGGTCTTCCGATAGCTTCGCCCGCGATCTCGACTGGCTCTACGGCTACCGGCCTTTTTCCAGGTCCGGTAGGCCAGAGACGTTCCGATAA
- a CDS encoding enoyl-CoA hydratase-related protein, with amino-acid sequence MKKARTFADNGIRVAGQNGIGALIIDNPTRKNAITQAMWRAIPPALDWLIAEAGVHCIVMTGGGQTDFSAGADISEFDAVRNDSRQARIYEADNSAAFSAIREARVPVIASLRGVCYGGAFGLAAAADLRIADDTAIFAIPAARLGLAYPADAVADLSRTLGSQIARRALFTSQAFPAAALLTCGFLGDLVAPQALDGAAFSLAETIAANAPLSIHAAKLALRATESQDDSLLSEAAVLGSTTFESADYREGRTAFREKRQPIFTGE; translated from the coding sequence ATGAAAAAAGCGCGGACCTTTGCGGATAACGGCATTCGAGTGGCCGGACAAAATGGCATTGGCGCGCTGATTATCGACAATCCGACACGCAAGAATGCGATTACCCAAGCCATGTGGCGCGCCATTCCACCGGCACTGGACTGGCTGATTGCCGAGGCCGGGGTTCACTGCATCGTCATGACAGGCGGCGGCCAGACGGATTTCAGCGCCGGTGCCGACATTTCCGAATTCGACGCCGTGCGCAATGACAGCCGTCAGGCCCGGATTTACGAGGCAGACAATAGTGCGGCTTTCTCGGCCATTCGGGAAGCGCGGGTGCCTGTCATCGCTTCGCTGCGCGGGGTTTGCTATGGTGGAGCCTTCGGGCTTGCCGCCGCTGCCGATCTCAGGATCGCCGACGACACCGCAATCTTCGCCATACCTGCGGCCCGGCTTGGCCTGGCCTATCCCGCAGATGCCGTAGCCGATCTCAGCAGAACGCTGGGCAGCCAGATCGCCCGACGGGCGCTGTTTACTAGCCAGGCATTCCCTGCCGCCGCTCTGTTGACCTGCGGCTTTCTGGGCGATCTCGTCGCCCCCCAAGCACTTGATGGTGCTGCCTTTTCGCTAGCAGAAACCATCGCTGCCAATGCGCCGCTGTCTATCCACGCTGCCAAGCTGGCGCTGCGGGCAACAGAAAGCCAGGACGACAGCCTGCTGAGCGAGGCCGCTGTTCTCGGCTCAACCACGTTCGAAAGCGCCGACTATCGCGAAGGCCGCACGGCCTTTCGCGAAAAACGCCAACCGATCTTTACCGGAGAGTGA
- a CDS encoding alpha/beta fold hydrolase, with translation MNLNAPAFSRFRHDGLEIAYFDEGDPSGPAVLLIHGFASSALVNWVHPGWLKTLGDAGYRVIALDNRGHGQSDKPHEAEVYHPENMAADAAALLDHLGVAEAHVMGYSMGARISAFMALDFPQRVRSLVFGGLGIGISTGVGDWDPIADALLAPSLDDVTHERGRMFRAFAEQTRSDRLALAACISTSRDLVSAAELATITMPVLIGVGTVDDIAGSPQELAALMPNARALDIPKRDHMLAVGDRVFKQAVLEFYAELDGR, from the coding sequence ATGAATTTGAACGCTCCCGCTTTTTCCCGCTTTCGCCATGACGGTCTGGAGATCGCCTATTTCGATGAGGGCGATCCGTCTGGCCCGGCAGTTCTGCTGATCCACGGGTTTGCCTCCAGCGCCCTGGTCAATTGGGTGCATCCTGGCTGGTTGAAAACGCTGGGCGATGCCGGTTACCGGGTCATTGCACTTGATAATCGTGGCCACGGTCAGAGCGACAAGCCGCATGAAGCGGAAGTCTATCACCCTGAAAACATGGCAGCGGATGCCGCAGCCTTGCTCGATCATCTTGGTGTGGCTGAAGCACATGTCATGGGATATTCGATGGGCGCGCGGATTTCGGCTTTTATGGCGCTGGATTTTCCGCAGCGGGTCCGCTCGCTGGTGTTTGGCGGGCTTGGCATCGGCATATCCACCGGGGTCGGCGACTGGGATCCGATTGCCGATGCGCTGCTGGCGCCTTCGCTTGATGATGTGACCCATGAGCGCGGACGGATGTTTCGCGCCTTTGCCGAGCAGACCCGCAGCGACAGGCTGGCGCTTGCCGCCTGTATTTCCACGTCGCGCGATCTGGTGTCCGCAGCCGAGCTTGCCACAATCACCATGCCTGTCCTGATCGGCGTCGGCACAGTGGATGATATTGCCGGATCACCCCAGGAATTGGCGGCGCTGATGCCCAATGCCCGCGCACTCGATATTCCCAAGCGCGACCATATGCTGGCGGTTGGTGACAGGGTGTTTAAACAGGCCGTCCTAGAATTCTACGCCGAGCTGGATGGAAGATAA
- the cysE gene encoding serine O-acetyltransferase, which yields MAVMHDLAMREMIKPMDPIWDSMRQEARSAAEHDPLLAAFLYSTVLNHRSLEDSVIYRICERLDHADLQSSLLRQTFEEMLSDWPEWGTVLRVDIQAYYDRDPACLRFIEPVLYFKGFHAIQTHRLANWLWNKGRRDFALYLQSRSSSVFQTDINPAAHIGKGIFLDHATGLVVGETARIGDNVSILHGVTLGGTGKEGADRHPKIGNGVLIGAGAKVLGNIEIGCCSRVAAGSVVLKPVPAGKTVAGVPARVVGEAGCAEPARSMNQVVSEEG from the coding sequence ATGGCTGTCATGCACGATCTTGCTATGCGCGAGATGATCAAGCCTATGGACCCGATCTGGGACAGCATGCGCCAGGAGGCGCGCAGCGCCGCCGAGCATGATCCGCTTCTGGCGGCCTTCCTCTATTCCACCGTGCTGAACCACCGTTCGCTGGAGGACAGCGTCATCTACCGGATCTGTGAACGGCTTGATCATGCCGACCTGCAATCCAGTCTTTTGCGCCAGACCTTCGAGGAAATGCTGAGCGATTGGCCGGAATGGGGTACGGTGTTGCGCGTCGATATTCAGGCCTATTATGATCGAGACCCTGCCTGCCTGCGCTTTATCGAGCCCGTGCTGTATTTCAAAGGGTTTCACGCGATCCAGACCCATCGGCTGGCAAACTGGCTTTGGAACAAGGGCAGGCGCGATTTTGCCCTCTATTTGCAAAGCCGGTCCTCCAGTGTCTTTCAGACGGATATCAATCCGGCGGCGCACATCGGCAAGGGGATCTTTTTGGATCACGCAACAGGTCTGGTGGTCGGCGAGACAGCACGGATCGGCGATAATGTTTCTATATTGCACGGAGTGACCCTGGGCGGAACCGGCAAGGAAGGGGCAGATCGCCATCCCAAGATTGGCAATGGTGTTCTGATCGGCGCGGGCGCCAAGGTGCTGGGCAATATCGAGATCGGCTGCTGCTCACGCGTGGCCGCAGGTTCTGTGGTGCTGAAGCCCGTACCGGCTGGCAAGACCGTGGCTGGTGTGCCGGCCAGGGTGGTGGGCGAGGCGGGCTGTGCTGAACCGGCCCGCTCAATGAATCAGGTGGTGTCCGAGGAAGGCTGA